One window of Salegentibacter sp. Hel_I_6 genomic DNA carries:
- a CDS encoding carboxypeptidase-like regulatory domain-containing protein, which produces MRNSFFLIFLFLISTNLFAQESNILKGKIKADSIEAPIHIINISAEKGTVTEKSGEFAVEVSEGDLLLFSSVQFQKKEIKVTSEIIAEGYLEIEMNKDLTELDEVKLHQLSGDLAKDIDGIKTWDARIIGFALSDKEPLTVEERKLFALTRPDDPVGALYGIISGQKKMYEKAIENNKLTTLVYKAKNLVANEFYTEELHLEENKIMDFLYYCSKKPNFKELINQNDPLILIELLKETIMEYNEFIEG; this is translated from the coding sequence ATGAGAAATAGCTTTTTCCTTATTTTTCTTTTCCTAATTTCAACCAATTTATTTGCTCAGGAAAGCAACATCTTAAAAGGAAAAATTAAGGCCGATTCTATTGAGGCTCCCATTCATATCATAAATATTTCAGCCGAAAAAGGCACAGTGACAGAAAAATCTGGGGAATTTGCTGTAGAAGTTAGTGAAGGTGATTTGCTATTATTCTCTTCGGTACAATTTCAGAAAAAAGAAATAAAAGTTACTTCAGAAATTATAGCAGAGGGATATTTAGAAATTGAAATGAACAAGGATCTTACTGAGTTAGATGAGGTAAAACTACATCAATTAAGTGGCGATCTGGCGAAAGATATTGATGGTATAAAAACCTGGGATGCTCGAATAATAGGTTTCGCCCTTTCCGATAAAGAACCTTTAACTGTTGAAGAGCGAAAACTGTTTGCACTTACAAGGCCTGATGATCCCGTAGGAGCACTTTACGGAATCATTTCTGGGCAAAAAAAAATGTACGAAAAAGCTATTGAAAATAATAAGTTAACCACGTTGGTTTATAAAGCCAAGAACCTTGTTGCAAATGAATTTTATACAGAAGAACTTCACTTAGAAGAAAATAAAATAATGGATTTTCTTTATTACTGCTCCAAAAAGCCAAATTTTAAAGAATTAATTAATCAAAACGATCCATTAATTCTAATTGAGCTCCTGAAAGAAACGATAATGGAATATAATGAGTTTATCGAAGGTTAA